In a genomic window of Sus scrofa isolate TJ Tabasco breed Duroc chromosome 4, Sscrofa11.1, whole genome shotgun sequence:
- the ENY2 gene encoding enhancer of yellow 2 transcription factor homolog isoform 1 (isoform 1 is encoded by transcript variant 1), giving the protein MVVSKMNKDAQMRAAINQKLIETGERERLKELLRAKLIECGWKDQLKAHCKEVIKEKGLEHVTVDDLVAEITPKGRALVPDSVKKELLQRIRTFLAQHASL; this is encoded by the exons ATGGTG GTTAGCAAGATGAACAAAGATGCGCAGATGAGAGCAGCGATTAACCAAAAGTTGATAGAAACTGGAGAAAGAGAACG CCTCAAAGAGTTGCTGAGAGCTAAATTAATTGAATGTGGCTGGAAGGATCAGTTGAAGGCACACTGTAAAG AGGTAATTAAAGAAAAAGGACTAGAACACGTTACTGTTGATGACTTGGTGGCTGAAATCACACCAAAAGGCAGAG cCCTGGTACCTGACAGTGTAAAGAAGGAGCTCCTACAAAGAATAAGAACATTCCTTGCTCAGCATGCCAGCCTTTAA
- the ENY2 gene encoding enhancer of yellow 2 transcription factor homolog isoform 2 (isoform 2 is encoded by transcript variant 2), which produces MNKDAQMRAAINQKLIETGERERLKELLRAKLIECGWKDQLKAHCKEVIKEKGLEHVTVDDLVAEITPKGRALVPDSVKKELLQRIRTFLAQHASL; this is translated from the exons ATGAACAAAGATGCGCAGATGAGAGCAGCGATTAACCAAAAGTTGATAGAAACTGGAGAAAGAGAACG CCTCAAAGAGTTGCTGAGAGCTAAATTAATTGAATGTGGCTGGAAGGATCAGTTGAAGGCACACTGTAAAG AGGTAATTAAAGAAAAAGGACTAGAACACGTTACTGTTGATGACTTGGTGGCTGAAATCACACCAAAAGGCAGAG cCCTGGTACCTGACAGTGTAAAGAAGGAGCTCCTACAAAGAATAAGAACATTCCTTGCTCAGCATGCCAGCCTTTAA
- the ENY2 gene encoding transcription and mRNA export factor ENY2 isoform X1, translated as MVVSKMNKDAQMRAAINQKLIETGERERLKELLRAKLIECGWKDQLKAHCKEVIKEKGLEHVTVDDLVAEITPKGRGKNTLSKISPGT; from the exons ATGGTG GTTAGCAAGATGAACAAAGATGCGCAGATGAGAGCAGCGATTAACCAAAAGTTGATAGAAACTGGAGAAAGAGAACG CCTCAAAGAGTTGCTGAGAGCTAAATTAATTGAATGTGGCTGGAAGGATCAGTTGAAGGCACACTGTAAAG AGGTAATTAAAGAAAAAGGACTAGAACACGTTACTGTTGATGACTTGGTGGCTGAAATCACACCAAAAGGCAGAG GGAAAAACACTCTTTCCAAAATTAG cCCTGGTACCTGA